A region of the Larimichthys crocea isolate SSNF chromosome XVIII, L_crocea_2.0, whole genome shotgun sequence genome:
ATGAGTAACAGGTCGAGTTCAGGTTCACTCGAAAAGCTGATAAGAGAcacaacagaggagaaagaaatgtttcCAGATGCTTGTCTCTCGGTGCTTCCTATCACAGCTTTTACTTTATAGACGTTTCATTCACAAACTCTGATTCTACTGGGCTGCAGCttgtaatgtatgtgtgtgtgtttgtgtgtgtgtgtgagagagagaggggaattGTTTGGATTGGAGCTACAAacagtctctctgtcttcacagGTGGAGCTGGAATGCAGGAAACCCAGAGACTGCCAGCGATACTCTGCTGAAGCATTTTGGAAAAGGAGCGAGtgaccaaacaaaacacagaaagacggACGAGATGAAGGGTAGGAGGACACATCTGAAGGACTCTCATGCTCTCATGCTCTCGTTGTTATTGTCCAGGCTCAGCCAGAAGTGGCTCCATCGGCTTTCTAAAGCTTGCATTTCTCTGGCCGTGTGCCCACGCATAATCACTCACACTAGGATAATGGAAAGCGAAGAGATCCGTTCATTCTCCAGTGCGTTGAACTCAGTCACGTCTCATGAGCTGTAAAGCCACCAGTACTGCTCAGACATTCCCATAGACGTGATTTCCCCTGTGTTTTTATCCATCAGATGCctctgaggaggagcaggccGAGTCTTTACGAAAGCTCCTCTGTCCTCAGGCGTTCATTTTCATtgcagatgaaaaacaaaaagtactaaaggAAAAACAGATGTCTGAGGATTTATGgcatacagatacagatttgTGTCTCGGAGTGTGAGATTTGAAAATCCCAAAACACACCGTGTggatacagagacagacactgaTCTCCGTCCTTCAGGTGCAATCTGTAATTCTATAGAGGCGGAGAGAAGACATCATTTCTGACAAGATGAAGAATTTCATAGCCACCTGAAACCTTTATCTGACATCCGGTTTGATCTCCACGCATTTAAATAAACCCCACACTGTGCTGGGAGGCAGAGCAAAGCATCGACTCACATTCAGGTACAAggctttctttttatttgcctACAAAAGCGTGAAATGAGCAACTCCATGCCGCGGCGTTTCCCGGACAAAGATGAAGCAGAATATGGTAATCTCACTCATACATGTGAATGCTCCTCGTATTGACAATCTCGAGTGTTTTGACCCGAGTCAGATTTGCTTTGCAGAGTCTGACGCACAAACACTCAAACTCAGACCGAAAAGATGGAAGGAAGAGACCGCGTGTCCTCTTTTAACAACTCAATAAAACATCCAGATCATTTGACTTTATTAAAAACGCCAATACAGCAGTGttaaaatactccattacaagaCAAAGTCCTGCACTCAAAGTGCTACTTAAGTAGAAATACACGAGTATTATCAGCTACTGATTTATGAGGCACGCCACGCTCAGACGAAGCCAAGTCTGATGCTTCAACATGAGCATACGGTCGATTTAACACCTCTGAATGTGAACAGTATAACCGTCAGGAAGGTGAACTTTATTACAGgactgtatattatataatacaaCATCTGTTTGGACCCAAAACATGATGCCACTGTGTACAATTCTCCTAATTGTTTATGTATGATCCATAAAACCATTTAAAGGGTTAACGCTTCCATTATTTTCTCCATATTAtccaaataaacatttcataGATTAGGGAAAAAGGTTGATCgatatataaatgatatataatCCTCCAAACTACCTTTTGGttgtttaaactgtaaacatcCGTTAAAGGTGACCCGCCCTCAGACTCTTAAATCTGTGCCTTCACTCCTCAGGCTCAGGGACGGGCTCAGGATGATCGTAGCCCAGCCCGTTGCCGATGGGGAAGTGAGCCCAGAAGGTCCGAGCCAGGTCCTCCATCCCCTCGTAAGCCGCCCGAGCTCGCATCTCCTCGAACCACCCGAAAAAGTCTGACGACCACATGCCCCAGTAGGGCAGGGTTCGCTTCTCCCGCTCTTCCTCGATCCCGCCGGCTTCGTCGGCCCCTTCTGCTCCTGTCaatggtggtggggggtgggaacaagagacagaaaaagggaGGTGTGAAATAATGTTCACATCTCGTCAATCATGTCAGAATTGCTGTTTGtcatgtcacagtgtcacagttcGATTCACGTCGACACACCTGTGGGAGGCAGGAAGCCGAGCAGAAGGGAACAGAGCATCGCGGACGCGTACAGAGCGTGCATGCTTCCAGGATCTGAATATGAATAACATGATGATGTGTAATATTTCCCATGAGAACACCATGTACCCAACATAAATGCATGTTATCtataaagatgaagaaaagcCTCCGTGTGTGTGAAGACTTTGCTTTATCAAATCTGCCTCCGCTTACCTGATCAGCAGGATAACGTGCTCGCCGTCCTGTcgctctttcttctctctctgactgatCTCAGGCTGAAGGCTGCGTCTCGATTCGGGGTGGACAAGAAGGAGGACATGTTTGTCTTTCACATTTGTCTGAAGCACGTCAGAGACTCTTTCCTCACACCTCTCGCGTCCACTCGTGTAAGCAAATATAACCTTGCGGCTTCTAGTTTAAAAGTGTCCTGATGTGTcgttgaaatgttttttagcTGAGGTGATTAAAATAAACGAGGTCACATCTGGATCCAGTCGTGCACAAATTATTCTTAGTACAACATCAGTTCATCTTAATGTTGTTGTCACAACCATCAAGAGCTCAGTGTGAACATTTTAGAGCTACTTGGATTAATATAGATATTTCTCAGATGAAAAGAGACGAGTGAAACCGTGGATGAAAGCTGACTGTACCAGACAGTTTTCACACCTGGTGTTCAGACAGACTGAACCAACATTCAGCCACAAAGTGTGAAGATGGAGAGTTGTTTTCTGATTTCACTCcaatttgtctgtttgtttttcctctgaggaCTTTCTTTGGACTGAATTCACGCtctgtctttctgctgctgctgtggagatGATCGTTGCCGACGACAGTAAAATTTGCAGACttaatgtttttctgtatttttcttgttgtaggaagaaacaaacaactaaATTGGCCTTGCAGTGCTGTTAGTAACACTGAGTCTCAAACCCAttctttctttaaagaaatAGCTCTCAGATGTAAAGttaagagaaaaatatataaagcaaATTTAATTCCTaaaacctgaacacaaacaggagTAAATTGTGCAGTTGTTGGCTGATTGTAattgaaataaagtttaatattttgatctttttattCAACATTACTGAAATTAACTATCTTTTCCAAGAGTGTCATGCCCAAATTAGGCAGCCAAAAACATGAACGTGGCAAACATTTGaattgttttaaattattaatacaaTTTCTCACGATCAAACTGTGTGAGCACAGTGGAATAAATAATCGTGTCATCAGCATAGAAGTGGAGATTCACATCAGCAGATTTTGGTGCTTTGGTGTGGACAACAACAATGGAGATCTATGGCAATTATCATATTTTGACTGACCTCCTTTCAAACTAGTCAGTGTCTACTTAATTTctacaaacaaaagcagcatctGTAGGTACGGGACCAAGACTTTGACACTGGGAATGTTCTGGATCTGAGTAATATTGACCGGTCACGTTTgactttggttgcaacagtctcTCTGGAAAGCAAAAGACAGATTGGCCATCATCAGCAGATGAAAATTTagcttttcatttgtttttttctcactaaatcttacatactggaccttcTTTTTCCAATATTTAAaggtattttttaaaacaaaatgccaaatatttgatGGTTCCAGGCTCTCAAATGTAAGAATAAGCTGCTTTTTTGAGGCTCACATTAtagtttatttaatattttgttggtTGATCACCGTGTGGTCTAGGAAATCGTGATGGACATTTCCactgttttctatgtttttcaAGATTGATTAATTGGGAAAATAATCTACAGActgatcaataataataagttagTTGCAGCCCGGTGGAGTGACGAGCTTCGACCGCACAGGAAACAGATTCACAGATGAAAATGGTCTTTTCGTGAGATTTGGTAAGAAAAAGTCCAGAACATCTCCAACATTATCCTTCAAGAAATAAGCAGCCCGTGGTTGAGAGAGGATGCAACGTAAAGGAAAAGACAAGATAAAAGCATTTCCATTAGTTGAAGCACattgatgtgaatgtgtgcagcTGAGATTTTAAACTACAGATCCTGTAAGATGAGACAGTAATATGaggtggagagaagaaaagtaGACAGCAAGTCAAAGGGAACCATT
Encoded here:
- the otos2 gene encoding otospiralin-like isoform X2; the encoded protein is MHALYASAMLCSLLLGFLPPTGAEGADEAGGIEEEREKRTLPYWGMWSSDFFGWFEEMRARAAYEGMEDLARTFWAHFPIGNGLGYDHPEPVPEPEE
- the otos2 gene encoding otospiralin-like isoform X1 — encoded protein: MLGTWCSHGKYYTSSCYSYSDPGSMHALYASAMLCSLLLGFLPPTGAEGADEAGGIEEEREKRTLPYWGMWSSDFFGWFEEMRARAAYEGMEDLARTFWAHFPIGNGLGYDHPEPVPEPEE